One stretch of Streptomyces sp. R21 DNA includes these proteins:
- a CDS encoding TetR/AcrR family transcriptional regulator, translating to MPLTEAGIHAAALRLIDADGVEALTMRKLATALDANPMSLYHHVPNKEAVLHGVARMVGAEFRTVTLEDAPWQERVRLLATDFRALAHRHPRLMAYSFGQPDFIQPDDPFWTALTAIVGAAGVPQAEVPEIAALMVAVVIGVLTAELNGSLHQWSHLKPPGPAADEAGPKDADLAGPDEDRMFRLALDTLITGLDSRLAAERDSRGDGR from the coding sequence GTGCCTCTGACCGAGGCCGGGATCCACGCCGCCGCCCTGCGGCTCATCGACGCGGACGGGGTCGAGGCGCTTACCATGCGCAAACTCGCCACCGCGCTCGACGCGAACCCGATGTCGCTGTACCACCACGTGCCCAACAAAGAAGCCGTGCTGCACGGCGTGGCGAGAATGGTCGGCGCCGAGTTCCGCACCGTGACACTCGAGGACGCTCCCTGGCAGGAGCGCGTGCGCCTGCTCGCCACGGATTTCCGGGCGCTGGCGCACCGCCATCCCAGGCTCATGGCCTACTCGTTCGGCCAGCCCGACTTCATCCAGCCCGACGACCCCTTCTGGACCGCGCTCACGGCGATCGTGGGCGCTGCCGGGGTGCCACAGGCAGAGGTCCCGGAGATCGCCGCTCTGATGGTCGCCGTCGTCATCGGTGTCCTCACCGCCGAACTCAACGGCTCACTTCACCAGTGGTCCCATCTGAAGCCCCCCGGTCCTGCCGCCGATGAAGCCGGACCCAAGGACGCAGACCTCGCGGGCCCGGACGAGGACCGCATGTTCCGCCTGGCGCTGGACACACTGATCACGGGCCTGGACAGCCGACTTGCCGCCGAGCGTGACAGTCGGGGCGACGGCCGTTGA
- a CDS encoding RNA-guided endonuclease InsQ/TnpB family protein, giving the protein MIRAYKFLLRPTVRQVQALGEMLRDHCSLYNGALQERRDAYRHASKMSIRYGMQSAQLKDIRGFDPERQGRWSFSSQQATLRRLDKAFAAFFRRIKTGDKPGYPRFRGVNWFDTVDFPKDGDGCRWDSTPHDPVTRVRFQGVGYVKVHQHRPVVGKVKTVSVKREGRRWYVILTAEQPQPEPLPATGSVIGIDLGIANFLADSNGEFVPNPRHGRKAAARLEAAQQALARFPRVRRDQRTAHHRRAVEKVADLHRKVRRQRLDHAHKTALGLVRAHDVIAHEDLKIRTMVKAPKPQPDPDQPGGFLPNGAAAKAGLNQSISDAGWGVFLTILHAKAESAGREVIAVDPRNTSRTCPACGHVAAENRPTQEKFHCVSCGHQAHADTVGALNVLRAGLARREAQPA; this is encoded by the coding sequence ATGATCCGTGCGTACAAGTTCCTTTTGCGGCCCACCGTCCGCCAGGTGCAGGCCCTCGGCGAGATGCTGCGCGATCACTGCTCGCTCTACAACGGGGCGTTGCAGGAACGCCGCGACGCCTACCGGCACGCCTCGAAGATGAGCATCAGGTACGGGATGCAGTCGGCGCAGCTCAAGGACATCCGCGGCTTCGATCCCGAGCGGCAGGGCCGCTGGTCCTTCTCCTCGCAGCAGGCCACGCTGCGCCGTCTGGACAAGGCGTTCGCCGCGTTCTTCCGTCGGATCAAAACCGGGGACAAGCCGGGGTATCCGCGTTTTCGTGGGGTGAACTGGTTCGACACGGTGGACTTCCCCAAGGACGGCGACGGCTGCCGCTGGGACTCCACCCCGCACGACCCGGTGACCCGTGTCCGCTTCCAGGGTGTCGGGTACGTCAAGGTCCACCAGCACCGCCCGGTGGTCGGCAAGGTCAAGACCGTGTCGGTCAAGCGTGAGGGCAGGCGCTGGTACGTCATCCTCACCGCCGAGCAGCCGCAGCCCGAACCGCTGCCCGCGACCGGCAGTGTGATCGGCATCGACCTGGGCATAGCCAACTTCCTCGCCGACTCAAACGGCGAGTTCGTGCCCAACCCGCGTCACGGACGCAAGGCTGCTGCGAGGCTCGAAGCCGCGCAGCAGGCCCTCGCCCGGTTCCCGCGGGTGCGCCGCGACCAGCGCACCGCCCACCACCGCCGTGCCGTCGAGAAGGTCGCCGACCTGCACCGCAAAGTCCGGCGCCAACGGCTCGATCACGCACACAAAACCGCCCTCGGCCTGGTCCGTGCGCACGACGTCATCGCGCACGAAGACCTCAAGATCCGCACCATGGTCAAGGCCCCCAAGCCGCAGCCCGACCCCGACCAGCCGGGCGGCTTCCTGCCCAACGGGGCCGCAGCGAAGGCCGGGCTCAACCAGTCGATCTCGGATGCCGGATGGGGGGTGTTCCTGACGATCCTGCACGCCAAGGCTGAGAGCGCCGGACGGGAAGTGATCGCTGTGGACCCCCGCAACACCTCCCGGACCTGCCCCGCATGCGGGCACGTCGCAGCGGAGAACCGGCCCACCCAGGAGAAGTTCCACTGCGTCTCATGCGGCCACCAAGCGCACGCGGACACCGTGGGCGCCCTCAACGTTCTACGGGCCGGGCTGGCCCGTCGCGAAGCCCAACCGGCATAG
- a CDS encoding SPFH domain-containing protein, whose amino-acid sequence MFGYRVPAPDEAMLISGGRRGLGGAPFRVVTGHGKFVLPVFRKTRFLTLSMCEAEVTETCVTKQGIALHVRAVIAFKVGNDTESIINAGQRFLSDQDQMSVLTGRIFAGHLRAIIGSMTVEEIVTERQKLAAEVLDTSKVEMAKIGLIVDSLQIQSIDDGEVGYIEAMSAPHKAAIQRQAQIAQAQATQASVEAEQVAARNQAEYARQTAIVKAEYSAEVDRAQAQAAQAGPLAQAHAQQEVLAAQTELAQRAAKLRQQELVAEIVKPAEAEAERIKLLAIAEAERMKIQAEAAASYDRVALDRMLIDQLPLIVKEAAGGLAGANVNVLNGADGLGEIAAGLVAQGLTILDSVRQNLDGQNSDSRSEKTGGLLELQGYLRTPEAEKGTDAKKPDDGPVGLD is encoded by the coding sequence ATGTTCGGTTACCGCGTTCCCGCCCCCGATGAGGCGATGCTGATCTCGGGAGGCAGGCGGGGACTGGGGGGCGCGCCGTTCCGAGTGGTGACGGGGCACGGAAAGTTCGTGCTCCCGGTCTTCCGCAAGACCCGCTTTCTCACCCTGTCGATGTGCGAGGCCGAGGTGACGGAGACCTGCGTCACCAAGCAGGGCATCGCACTGCATGTTCGTGCCGTGATCGCGTTCAAGGTCGGCAACGACACCGAGAGCATCATCAACGCCGGACAGCGGTTCCTCTCCGACCAGGACCAGATGTCCGTGCTGACCGGCCGGATCTTCGCCGGCCACCTGCGCGCCATCATCGGTTCGATGACCGTCGAGGAGATCGTCACCGAGCGGCAGAAGCTCGCCGCGGAGGTCCTGGACACCTCGAAGGTCGAGATGGCGAAGATCGGCCTGATCGTCGACTCGCTGCAGATCCAGTCGATCGACGACGGCGAGGTCGGCTACATCGAGGCCATGTCCGCACCGCACAAGGCGGCCATTCAGCGGCAGGCCCAGATCGCGCAGGCCCAGGCCACCCAGGCGTCGGTCGAGGCCGAGCAGGTGGCGGCGCGCAACCAGGCCGAATACGCGCGGCAGACCGCGATCGTGAAGGCGGAGTACTCGGCCGAGGTGGACCGCGCGCAGGCGCAGGCCGCCCAGGCGGGACCGCTGGCGCAGGCGCACGCCCAGCAGGAAGTGCTCGCGGCCCAGACCGAGTTGGCCCAGCGGGCGGCCAAACTGCGCCAGCAGGAGCTGGTGGCCGAGATCGTGAAGCCCGCCGAGGCCGAGGCCGAGCGCATCAAGCTGCTGGCCATCGCCGAGGCGGAGCGGATGAAGATCCAGGCCGAGGCGGCGGCGTCGTACGACCGCGTCGCCCTCGACCGGATGCTGATCGATCAGCTGCCGCTGATCGTGAAGGAGGCCGCGGGCGGACTCGCCGGCGCCAACGTCAACGTCCTGAACGGCGCGGACGGCCTCGGTGAGATCGCGGCCGGACTGGTCGCCCAGGGCCTGACGATCCTGGACTCGGTCCGGCAGAACCTCGACGGTCAGAACTCCGACAGCCGCTCCGAGAAGACCGGCGGCCTGCTCGAGCTGCAGGGCTATCTGCGGACGCCCGAGGCGGAAAAGGGCACCGACGCGAAGAAGCCGGACGACGGGCCTGTCGGCCTCGACTAG
- the nhaA gene encoding Na+/H+ antiporter NhaA, with translation MSYEATDATGDYTGQTACGTGAHSPLRDFLRTETGSAAVLVTATLAALVWANAAPSAYESFWHTHLSVEVGSHGVSLHLREWVNSGLMTLFFFVIGLEARREFDMGELRDRKRLALPLAAGVSGMLVPIGIYLAINAGHGTVHGWGAAMSTDTAFALGMLAVVGRRMPAGLRVFILTITVVDDFLALGVIAVAYSDDITVPALLVALGTFAVILLVRRLEVRRGAVYGVLALVSWVALLESGVDPVVIGLAMGMLTYAYPAARSDLERASGLFRLFREQPTPELERSVRAGLASTISPNERLQRMFHPWAGYVVVPLFALANAGIPVSADQLARAFTSPITLGILLGYVVGKPLGVVGGSLLATAVSRGRIRIPVGWGAVTTGGTLAGVGFTVSLLIATLAFDGARLDDAKIGILSAVLCSFAVSWLVTVGIRTLPRSMRLRALLGKAETIVDLAVPVDPDRDHVRGPRHAAVTVVEYGDYECPYCGQAESVVRELLGDFGDVRYVWRHLPLHDVHVHAQFAAEAAEAAALQGRYWEMHDLLMGHQGALRVDHLRGYAADLGLDAERFERDMRAHAGAARVAEDVESADLSSVAGTPSFFVNGRRHHGAYDIASLSAAVRAARERAAVAA, from the coding sequence ATGTCCTACGAGGCCACCGACGCCACCGGCGACTACACGGGCCAGACCGCGTGCGGCACCGGCGCGCATTCGCCGCTGCGCGACTTCCTGCGGACCGAGACCGGAAGCGCCGCCGTCCTGGTGACGGCGACGCTCGCCGCGCTCGTGTGGGCCAACGCGGCGCCCTCGGCCTACGAGTCGTTCTGGCACACGCACCTGTCCGTCGAGGTCGGCTCCCACGGCGTATCGCTGCACCTGCGCGAGTGGGTGAACAGCGGTCTGATGACCCTGTTCTTCTTCGTCATCGGCCTGGAGGCGCGGCGCGAGTTCGACATGGGGGAGCTGCGCGACCGGAAGCGGCTCGCCCTGCCCCTCGCGGCGGGCGTCAGCGGCATGCTCGTACCGATCGGCATCTATCTCGCGATCAACGCCGGCCACGGAACGGTGCACGGCTGGGGCGCGGCGATGTCCACCGACACCGCCTTCGCGCTGGGCATGCTGGCCGTCGTCGGACGCCGTATGCCGGCCGGACTGCGGGTCTTCATCCTGACCATCACCGTGGTCGACGACTTCCTCGCCCTCGGCGTCATCGCCGTCGCCTACAGCGACGACATCACCGTGCCGGCGCTCCTCGTCGCCCTCGGCACCTTCGCCGTCATCCTGCTCGTGCGGCGGCTCGAAGTGCGCCGAGGTGCCGTCTACGGGGTGCTGGCGCTCGTTTCGTGGGTCGCCCTGCTCGAATCGGGAGTGGACCCCGTGGTCATCGGGCTCGCCATGGGCATGCTGACGTACGCGTATCCGGCGGCGCGCTCCGACCTGGAACGCGCGAGCGGGCTGTTCCGGCTGTTCCGCGAGCAGCCCACACCCGAGCTGGAGCGTTCCGTGCGCGCCGGGCTCGCCTCGACCATCTCCCCGAACGAGCGGCTCCAGCGCATGTTCCACCCCTGGGCCGGCTACGTCGTCGTACCGCTCTTCGCGCTGGCCAACGCCGGGATCCCGGTCAGCGCCGATCAGCTGGCACGGGCGTTCACCTCGCCCATCACTCTGGGCATCCTCCTCGGCTACGTCGTCGGCAAACCGCTCGGTGTCGTCGGGGGCTCGCTGCTGGCCACCGCGGTCAGCCGCGGCCGGATCCGGATCCCGGTCGGCTGGGGAGCCGTCACCACGGGAGGAACCCTCGCCGGAGTCGGCTTCACGGTCTCGCTGCTCATCGCCACGCTCGCCTTCGACGGCGCCCGGCTCGACGACGCGAAGATCGGCATTCTGAGCGCCGTGCTCTGCTCCTTCGCCGTCAGCTGGCTCGTCACCGTCGGCATTCGGACGCTGCCGCGCAGCATGCGACTGCGGGCGCTGCTCGGCAAGGCGGAGACGATCGTCGACCTGGCCGTCCCCGTCGATCCCGACCGGGATCACGTACGAGGACCACGGCACGCGGCGGTCACCGTCGTGGAGTACGGCGACTACGAGTGCCCCTACTGCGGCCAGGCGGAGTCCGTCGTCCGCGAGCTTCTGGGCGACTTCGGGGACGTGCGCTACGTATGGCGGCATCTCCCGCTGCACGACGTCCATGTGCACGCCCAGTTCGCCGCCGAGGCGGCCGAAGCGGCGGCCTTGCAGGGGCGCTACTGGGAGATGCACGACCTGCTCATGGGCCACCAGGGCGCACTGCGCGTTGATCATCTGCGGGGATACGCCGCGGACCTCGGGCTGGACGCGGAGCGGTTCGAGCGGGACATGCGGGCTCACGCGGGTGCGGCGCGTGTCGCCGAGGACGTCGAGTCGGCGGACCTCAGCAGCGTGGCGGGAACCCCGAGCTTCTTCGTCAACGGGCGCAGGCACCACGGCGCCTACGACATCGCCAGCCTGTCCGCCGCGGTGCGGGCCGCCCGGGAGCGGGCGGCCGTGGCGGCGTAG
- a CDS encoding adenylate kinase, translating into MERILVVGVTGAGKSTLARTLSGRLGLTYHEMDALYFNGPDWAVNDRLTEDVSRLVAEPRWVIDSVGYPEVRDLLWERADTVIWLDYPKRVVMPRVLRRSLRRTVTREVIFGGNRETWRGWLSREHPVWWAWSQHGARRREVGRRAADPRFAPLDTHRFRHPDDTAAWVTSL; encoded by the coding sequence ATGGAACGGATCTTGGTGGTGGGCGTCACCGGCGCGGGCAAGTCCACGCTCGCCCGGACGCTGAGCGGTCGTCTCGGTCTGACCTACCACGAGATGGACGCGCTCTACTTCAACGGGCCCGACTGGGCCGTGAACGACAGGCTGACCGAGGACGTGTCGCGGCTGGTCGCCGAACCCCGCTGGGTCATCGACTCGGTGGGCTATCCGGAAGTCCGTGACCTGCTGTGGGAGCGGGCCGACACCGTGATCTGGCTGGACTATCCCAAGCGCGTCGTGATGCCCCGGGTGCTGCGCCGGTCGCTGCGGCGCACCGTCACCCGCGAGGTCATCTTCGGCGGCAACCGGGAAACCTGGCGGGGCTGGCTGAGCCGGGAACACCCGGTGTGGTGGGCCTGGTCCCAACACGGGGCCCGCCGCCGCGAAGTGGGCCGACGCGCCGCCGACCCGCGCTTCGCGCCTCTCGACACACACCGCTTCCGCCACCCCGACGACACGGCGGCCTGGGTGACGTCCCTCTGA
- the tnpA gene encoding IS200/IS605 family transposase produces the protein MRRTSPRSEPDPDVRTGRHVAHDLHAHLAFVTTFRQDVFDDDMLMRCEVIMREVCVGFEVELREFNGETDHVNLPVHYPPEVALSKLLNSLKGVSSRYLRAEYTGRLNRIGMGPVFWSRSYFAGSCVGAPLTVIRQYIEVQKQPA, from the coding sequence ATTCGGCGTACGTCACCCCGCTCGGAACCCGATCCCGATGTCCGCACTGGGCGTCATGTCGCCCACGACCTCCACGCACACTTGGCGTTTGTCACCACGTTCCGGCAGGACGTCTTCGACGACGACATGCTCATGCGGTGCGAAGTGATCATGCGTGAGGTGTGCGTCGGCTTTGAGGTGGAGCTGCGCGAGTTCAACGGCGAAACCGATCACGTGAACCTGCCGGTGCACTACCCGCCGGAGGTCGCCCTGTCGAAGCTGCTCAACTCCCTCAAGGGCGTCAGCTCCCGATACCTGCGGGCCGAGTACACCGGCCGGCTCAACCGCATCGGCATGGGGCCGGTGTTCTGGTCCCGTTCCTACTTCGCGGGATCCTGCGTCGGAGCGCCACTGACCGTGATCCGCCAATACATCGAGGTCCAGAAGCAGCCCGCCTGA